A genome region from Vulpes lagopus strain Blue_001 chromosome 7, ASM1834538v1, whole genome shotgun sequence includes the following:
- the LOC121495146 gene encoding histone H1.8-like, with amino-acid sequence MAPGSIASSDISTSSTSTEGSSVVSGSEKPGPSRGVVRVGRRHPPVLRMVLEALQAGEQRRGTSVAAIKVYILQKYPTVDVIRLKYLLKQALATGMHRGLLVRPTNSKAKGATGSFKLVPKHKRKVQPRRTSTMTAPRRPGEGKEEVPKKPKEAKKDPPNPDKVKRGPRKPGEARTAPPKPGTAKEKAPKKGSQTKNQEARVSEARKVSQQPDKATQALPRATGPSGKSKVKGRRNSQGGETHRKTKAGSQNSKSTIPKGTNGAASPAKKENRAPKEVVAHAAKEGPKAKAAAPPNGGRSKTLPEHLARKTEAPRGPRKAGMPTKSSSSKLASRKTETES; translated from the exons GCCCGAGCCGTGGCGTTGTCAGAGTGGGGCGCCGTCACCCGCCCGTGCTGCGCATGGTTCTGGAGGCGCTGCAGGCGGGAGAGCAGCGCCGGGGCACCTCGGTGGCCGCCATCAAGGTTTACATCCTGCAGAAGTACCCGACGGTGGATGTCATCCGGCTCAAGTACCTGCTGAAGCAGGCCCTGGCCACTGGCATGCACCGCGGCCTCCTTGTCAGGCCCACCAACTCCAAGGCCAAGGGGGCCACCGGCAGCTTCAAA TTGGTTCCCAAGCATAAAAGGAAAGTTCAACCCAGGAGGACCTCCACCATGACTGCTCCGAGGAGACCCGGTGAGGGCAAGGAGGAGGTCCCCAAGAAGCCAAAGGAggcaaagaaggaccctcccaaTCCAGACAAGGTGAAAAGGGGACCCAGGAAGCCAGGAGAGGCGAGGACTGCTCCTCCCAAACCAGGTACAGCCAAGGAGAAGGCTCCCAAGAAAGGCAGCCAGACCAAAAACCAAGAGGCAAGAGTGAGTGAGGCCAGGAAGGTCTCCCAACAGCCAGACAAGGCCACGCAGGCCCTTCCCAGGGCCACGGGGCCCAGTGGGAAGTCAAAGGTCAAAGGCAGGAGGAATAGCCAAG GTGGTGAGAcccacaggaaaacaaaagctgGGAGTCAGAATTCAAAATCCACCATCCCCAAG GGCACGAATGGTGCTGCTTCTCCAGCCAAGAAGGAAAACCGTGCCCCTAAAGAAGTCGTTGCCCATGCGGCCAAGGAGGGACCTAAAGCCAAGGCTGCTGCTCCTCCGAATGGTGGCAGGTCTAAGACGCTGCCTGAACACCTGGCCAGGAAGACAGAGGCCCCCAGGGGCCCTAGGAAGGCTGGCATGCCCACCAAGTCCTCCTCATCCAAACTGGCCAGTAGGAAGACAGAGACTGAGAGCTAG